Proteins encoded in a region of the Canis lupus familiaris isolate Mischka breed German Shepherd chromosome 1, alternate assembly UU_Cfam_GSD_1.0, whole genome shotgun sequence genome:
- the DHX34 gene encoding probable ATP-dependent RNA helicase DHX34 isoform X3 — MTTPSMPPPRTKEGRDHRGRHWDPSEEEAPEKWDWNCPETRHLFEDAFFREEDYIRQGSEECQKFWSFFERLQRFQNLKTARKGEKDPAPPKHSVPALADLPRTYDARYRINLSVLGPDTRGSRGLGRQPPERVTEFRRALLHYLDFSQKQAFGRLAKLQHERAALPIAQYGNRILQTLKEHQVVVVAGDTGCGKSTQVPQYLLAAGFSHVACTQPRRIACISLAKRVSFESLSQYGSQVGYQIRFESTRTAATKIVFLTVGLLLRQIQREPSLPQYQVLIVDEVHERHLHNDFLLGVLRRLLPKRPDLKVILMSATINISLFSSYFGTAPVVQVPGRLFPITVVYQPQEAEPVASKSEKLDPGPFLRVLEAIDNKYPPEERGDLLVFLSGMAEISSVLEAAQTYASRTQRWVVLPLHSALSVADQDKVFDVAPPGVRKCILSTNIAETSVTIDGIRFVVDSGKVKEMGYDPQAKLHRLQEFWISQASAEQRKGRAGRTGPGVCFRLYAESDYDAFAPYPVPEIRRVALDALVLQMKSMSVGDPRTFPFIEPPPPASLETAILYLQDQGALDSSEALTPIGSLLAQLPVDVVIGKMLILGSMFHLAEPVLTIAAALSVQSPFTRSAQSNPECAAARRPLESDQGDPFTLFNVFNAWVQVKSERSRNSRKWCRHRGIEEHRLYEMANLRRQFKELLEDHGLLARAQAPTPGDSYHRLQQRRERRALYRLKRQHEEGGGRRRKVLRLQEDLDGCSSDEDRGAGDSVDIQDVKFQLRHSLDQLQAATSSAQDLTRDQMALLKLVLGRGLYPQLAVPDPFNSSRKDSDQIFHTQSKQGTVLHPTCIFANSPEVLHAQEQEARGSEGSQDDKDKMSSKHQLLTFVSLLETNKPYLVNCVRIPALQSLLLFSRSLDTNGDCSRLVADGWLELQLADSESAVRLLAASVRLRAHWESTLDQQLARQARRRGPGVDQEEEEAPVDPKEVAHLSRDLLQFVASKVPYSLRRLTGLEVQNLYVGPQTITAAPSLPGLFGSSALSPHPTKGGYAVTDFLTYNCLTSDTDLYSDCLRTFWTCPHCGLHMPLTPLERIAHENTCPEAPQDAPPEAEDTAPEPLPKASALQRPYHCEACQKDFLFTPTEVLRHRRQHM; from the exons ATGACCACCCCCAGCATGCCTCCTCCCAGAACAAAGGAGGGCAGGGATCACCGAGGCCGACACTGGGACCCCAGTGAGGAGGAGGCCCCTGAGAAATGGGACTGGAATTGTCCAGAGACACGTCACCTTTTCGAGGATGCCTTTTTCCGTGAAGAGGATTATATCCGCCAGGGTTCTGAGGAGTGCCAGAAGTTCTGGAGCTTCTTTGAACGTTTGCAGAGATTCCAGAATCTCAAGACCgccaggaagggggagaaagacCCTGCGCCACCCAAGCACAGTGTCCCAGCACTGGCTGACCTACCTCGCACTTACGATGCCCGCTACCGCATCAACCTCTCTGTCCTGGGCCCCGACACTCGGGGCTCTCGGGGGCTGGGCAGGCAGCCCCCAGAGAGAGTGACTGAGTTCCGCCGAGCACTGCTGCACTACCTGGACTTTAGCCAGAAGCAGGCATTTGGGAGGTTGGCCAAACTGCAGCATGAGCGCGCAGCGCTTCCCATCGCCCAGTACGGGAACCGCATCTTGCAGACACTGAAGGAGcaccaggtggtggtggtggccggTGACACGGGCTGTGGCAAgtccacccaggtgcctcagtacCTACTGGCTGCTGGCTTCAGTCACGTAGCGTGCACCCAGCCCCGGCGGATTGCCTGCATCTCCCTGGCCAAGCGTGTCAGCTTCGAGAGCCTCAGTCAGTATGGCTCACAG GTTGGTTACCAGATCCGCTTTGAGAGCACGCGTACGGCAGCCACCAAGATCGTGTTCCTGACGGTGGGGCTGCTCCTGAGGCAGATCCAGCGGGAGCCCAGCCTGCCCCAGTACCAGGTCCTGATAGTGGACGAGGTCCACGAGCGGCACCTCCACAACGACTTCCTTCTGGGAGTCCTCCGGCGCCTGCTGCCCAAGCGGCCTGACCTCAAGGTCATCCTCATGTCGGCCACCATCAACATCTCGCTCTTCTCCAGCTACTTTGGCACGGCGCCCGTGGTGCAGGTGCCCGGGAGGCTGTTCCCCATCACG GTCGTGTACCAGCCACAGGAGGCAGAGCCAGTGGCATCCAAGTCGGAGAAGCTGGACCCTGGGCCTTTCCTGAGGGTGCTGGAGGCCATCGACAATAAGTACCCACCCGAGGAGCGGGGCGACCTCCTCGTCTTCCTTAGTGGCATGGCGGAGATCAGCTCAGTACTCGAGGCTGCCCAGACCTATGCCAGCCGCACCCAGCGCTGGGTGGTGCTGCCGCTGCACAGTGCCCTCTCCGTGGCCGACCAGGACAAG GTATTCGATGTGGCCCCCCCTGGAGTTCGGAAATGCATCCTCTCCACCAACATTGCTGAGACCTCTGTCACCATTGATGGGATCCGCTTTGTAGTTGATTCTG GGAAGGTGAAGGAGATGGGTTATGACCCGCAGGCCAAGCTGCATCGGCTCCAGGAGTTCTGGATCAGCCAGGCTAGTGCCGAGCAGCGCAAGGGCCGGGCAGGCCGCACGGGCCCTGGCGTCTGCTTCCGCCTCTATGCTGAATCGGACTATGATGCCTTCGCCCCTTACCCTGTTCCGGAGATTCGGAGGGTAGCCCTGGACGCACTGGTGCTGCAG ATGAAGAGCATGAGCGTGGGGGACCCTCGAACCTTTCCTTTCATTGAGCCCCCGCCACCAGCCAGCCTGGAAACGGCCATCCTCTACCTCCAGGACCAGGGGGCTCTGGACAGCTCCGAGGCCCTCACCCCTATCGGGTCCCTGCTGGCCCAGCTGCCAGTGGACGTCGTGATTG GGAAGATGCTGATCCTGGGCTCCATGTTCCACCTGGCGGAGCCTGTGCTCACCATTGCAGCCGCCCTCAGTGTCCAGTCACCCTTCACCCGCAGCGCCCAGAGCAACCCCGAGTGTGCGGCAGCGCGGCGGCCCCTGGAGAGCGACCAGGGGGACCCCTTCACGCTCTTCAACGTCTTCAACGCCTGGGTGCAG GTAAAATCCGAACGGAGCAGAAACTCACGCAAGTGGTGCCGCCACCGGGGCATAGAGGAGCATCGGCTGTACGAGATGGCCAACCTGCGGCGCCAGTTCAAG GAGCTGCTGGAGGACCATGGCCTGCTGGCCCGGGCGCAGGCCCCGACACCAGGGGACAGCTACCATAGGTTGCAGCAGCGCCGCGAGCGCCGGGCGCTGTACCGCCTGAAGCGCCAGCacgaggagggcggggggcgccggCGCAAGGTCCTGCGGCTGCAGGAGGACTTGGATGGCTGCTCCAGCGATGAGGACCGGGGGGCCGGCGACAGCGTGGACATCCAG GACGTGAAGTTCCAGCTGCGGCACAGCCTGGACCAGCTGCAGGCAGCCACCAGCTCCGCCCAGGACCTGACACGGGACCAAATGGCCCTGCTCAAGCTGGTGCTGGGTCGGGGCCTCTACCCGCAGCTCGCTGTCCCAGACCCATTCAACAGCAGCCGCAAGGACTCGGACCAG ATTTTCCACACGCAGTCCAAGCAGGGCACTGTGCTGCACCCCAcctgcatctttgccaacagcCCTGAGGTGCTGCACGCACAGGAGCAAGAGGCCAGGGGCAGCGAAGGGAGTCAAG ATGACAAGGACAAGATGAGCAGCAAGCACCAGCTCCTCACCTTCGTCTCCCTGCTGGAGACCAACAAACCATACCTGGTGAACTGCGTCCGCATCCCCGCTCTCCAG TCCCTCCTGCTCTTCAGCCGGTCCCTGGACACCAATGGTGACTGCTCACGCCTGGTGGCCGATGGCTGGTTGGAGCTCCAGCTTGCGGATAGTGAGAGCGCCGTCCGGCTTCTGGCAGCTTCCGTGCGGCTCCGGGCCCACTGGGAAAGCACCCTGGACCAGCAGCTGGCCCGGCAGGcccggcggcgggggccgggggtggaccaagaggaggaggaggctccagTGGACCCCAAGGAGGTGGCACACCTGAGCAGGGACCTGCTGCAGTTCGTGGCGTCCAAG gttcCCTACAGCCTCCGGCGGCTCACGGGGCTGGAAGTCCAGAACCTCTATGTGGGACCCCAGACCATCACAGCTGCACCCAGTCTCCCCGGCCTCTTCGGCAGCTctgccctgtccccccaccccaccaaaggGGGCTATGCGGTCACGGACTTTCTCACCTACAACTGCCTCACA AGCGACACAGACCTGTACAGTGACTGTCTCCGCACCTTCTGGACCTGCCCCCACTGCGGCCTGCACATGCCCCTGACGCCCTTGGAGCGCATCGCCCACGAGAACACGTGCCCAGAGGCCCCGCAGGACGCCCCCCCAG AGGCTGAGGATactgcccccgagcccctccccAAGGCGTCTGCCTTGCAGAGGCCCTACCACTGCGAGGCCTGCCAGAAGGACTTTCTGTTCACGCCCACGGAGGTGCTGCGGCACCGCAGACAGCACATGTGA